In the Ochrobactrum sp. Marseille-Q0166 genome, one interval contains:
- a CDS encoding ABC transporter substrate-binding protein, with product MLKSILFAGVASIIAALPAQAKEWKEIKIATEGAYPPFNFVAADGSLQGLDVDIANALCKAMDAKCTIVANDWDGMIPGLQTNKFDAVIASMSVTEERKKQVSFTDKYYSTPLSVAVPKDSPITSLDAEAFKGKSVGAQGSTTQGTYAEDVYGKAGADVKLYPTADEANADLKSGRLDAVVSDKFPISDWIKADGADCCKLIGDVPGTQTDTAIAVRQGDNDLREQFNVAIKKIRDDGTYETIVKKYFDFDIY from the coding sequence ATGTTGAAATCAATCCTGTTCGCAGGTGTGGCCTCCATTATCGCTGCACTTCCAGCGCAAGCTAAAGAATGGAAGGAAATCAAGATCGCCACGGAAGGCGCTTATCCGCCATTCAATTTTGTTGCAGCTGATGGCTCTTTGCAGGGGCTTGATGTCGATATCGCCAATGCGCTTTGCAAGGCGATGGACGCTAAGTGCACCATCGTTGCCAATGATTGGGACGGCATGATTCCCGGTCTTCAAACCAACAAGTTTGATGCCGTTATCGCGTCGATGAGCGTGACGGAAGAGCGCAAGAAGCAGGTATCTTTCACTGACAAATATTATTCCACACCGTTGTCAGTTGCTGTTCCTAAAGACAGTCCGATCACGTCACTTGATGCAGAAGCGTTCAAAGGCAAGTCGGTGGGTGCGCAGGGATCCACCACGCAGGGCACGTATGCGGAAGATGTCTACGGTAAAGCCGGAGCAGACGTCAAACTTTACCCGACAGCTGATGAAGCCAATGCCGATCTTAAAAGCGGGCGTCTTGATGCGGTCGTATCCGATAAATTCCCGATTTCGGACTGGATCAAGGCTGATGGGGCTGATTGCTGCAAGTTGATAGGCGATGTGCCCGGCACACAAACCGACACAGCAATTGCTGTGCGTCAGGGTGACAATGATCTGCGCGAACAGTTTAATGTCGCCATTAAGAAAATCCGTGATGACGGAACTTATGAGACAATCGTCAAGAAATATTTCGACTTCGATATTTACTGA
- the ugpB gene encoding sn-glycerol-3-phosphate ABC transporter substrate-binding protein UgpB, which produces MLTRLITTSALTGALALTVGSQAFAQTELSWWHGMAGANNEMVNELSKEFNESQSEYKIVPVYKGSYPETLNAGIAAFRSKQPPAIIQVFDAGSGVMMAAEGAIVPAADVLEKGGYKFDKSQYLPGIVAYYSKPDGTMLSFPYNSSSPILYYNKDTFKKAGLDENNPPKTWPEVFEAAKKIKASGASPCGFTTTWLTWIQTENFSAWNNVSFGTNENGLGGTNVELKINEPLFVEHFQAIADLAKDGTFRYGGRTSEAKQLFTSGECAMLTESSGGLGDVVKSGMNYGIGQLPYYEGHGPQNTIPGGASLWVFAGLSDDQYKGIAQFFNFLSQTNIQQKLHEKSGYLPVTMAAYEATKNSDFYEKNPGRETPILQMMGKAPTENSKGVRLVNLPQVRDILNEEYEAMLGGKQDAKTALDNAVKRANEAIAAAQ; this is translated from the coding sequence ATGCTTACCCGTCTGATCACGACTTCCGCGCTGACCGGCGCCCTCGCCCTTACTGTTGGTTCACAGGCTTTCGCTCAGACTGAGTTGTCTTGGTGGCACGGCATGGCCGGTGCCAATAACGAGATGGTCAATGAGCTGTCAAAAGAGTTCAATGAAAGTCAAAGCGAATATAAAATCGTTCCGGTCTATAAAGGCAGCTACCCAGAAACGTTGAATGCTGGCATTGCCGCTTTCCGTTCCAAGCAGCCACCTGCAATCATTCAGGTTTTCGATGCCGGCAGCGGTGTCATGATGGCGGCTGAAGGAGCAATTGTTCCTGCTGCGGACGTACTTGAAAAAGGTGGTTATAAATTCGACAAGTCTCAATATTTGCCAGGTATTGTCGCTTACTACTCGAAGCCAGACGGCACCATGTTGTCGTTCCCATACAACTCGTCTTCGCCGATCCTTTATTATAATAAAGATACTTTCAAGAAAGCTGGCCTCGACGAGAACAATCCACCAAAGACCTGGCCGGAAGTTTTTGAAGCAGCCAAGAAAATCAAGGCAAGTGGCGCTTCGCCATGTGGTTTTACTACGACATGGCTGACATGGATTCAGACTGAAAACTTCTCTGCCTGGAACAATGTTTCCTTTGGCACCAATGAAAATGGTCTTGGCGGCACCAACGTTGAACTCAAAATCAATGAGCCGCTCTTCGTTGAACACTTTCAGGCAATTGCCGACCTCGCCAAAGATGGAACCTTCCGCTATGGCGGTCGTACATCTGAAGCCAAGCAGCTCTTTACGTCTGGCGAATGCGCAATGTTAACCGAATCCTCCGGTGGCCTTGGCGACGTGGTGAAATCTGGGATGAATTACGGCATCGGCCAGTTGCCCTATTATGAGGGGCATGGCCCACAGAACACGATTCCAGGTGGAGCAAGCCTCTGGGTCTTTGCTGGCCTCAGCGACGATCAATACAAGGGCATCGCACAGTTCTTCAACTTCCTCTCGCAGACCAATATTCAGCAGAAGCTGCATGAAAAGTCCGGCTATCTTCCTGTGACAATGGCCGCTTATGAAGCAACGAAGAACTCGGACTTCTATGAAAAGAATCCGGGCCGTGAGACGCCAATCCTTCAGATGATGGGCAAAGCCCCCACAGAAAATTCGAAGGGTGTGCGCCTCGTCAATCTGCCGCAGGTTCGTGACATTCTCAATGAAGAGTATGAAGCGATGCTCGGAGGCAAGCAGGATGCAAAGACTGCTCTCGACAACGCTGTAAAACGCGCCAACGAAGCTATTGCTGCAGCACAATAA
- a CDS encoding aldo/keto reductase, which produces MKPLGRTGLNVSEICLGTMTWGVQNTENDAHEQLDFAVDAGVNFIDTAEAYAIPMSPESFGKTETYIGNWFKKTGKRDQVILASKIAGGGRQPWIRGGAKPSRASVAEAVNDSLLRLQTDYIDLYQIHWPSRPHYHFGQGWSFDPSSVDPKVEREQIHDVLLGLEDAVRAGKIRHVGLSNETAWGTMQWLNIAEQHNLPRMASIQNEYGLLQREFDHDMAEVSLFEDVGLLAYSTLAAGVLTGKYLDGKKPEGSRASVMEGGMWRDNSYSQPAIRAYIDVASKHGLDIAQMAIAFSASRPFMTSVIIGATTIEQLKTNIAADALKLSDEVLADIDQVYRNFPRPL; this is translated from the coding sequence ATGAAGCCTTTGGGCCGCACAGGCCTCAATGTCAGCGAAATATGCCTCGGCACCATGACCTGGGGCGTGCAAAACACTGAAAACGATGCGCATGAGCAGCTCGATTTTGCTGTCGATGCTGGTGTCAACTTTATCGATACAGCCGAAGCTTATGCCATTCCGATGAGCCCGGAAAGTTTTGGTAAAACCGAAACTTATATCGGAAACTGGTTTAAAAAGACTGGCAAGCGTGATCAGGTCATTCTCGCCAGCAAGATTGCAGGTGGTGGCCGTCAACCGTGGATTCGCGGCGGGGCAAAGCCTAGCCGTGCAAGTGTTGCAGAGGCCGTTAATGATAGCCTCTTACGATTGCAGACAGATTACATCGATCTTTATCAGATTCACTGGCCATCGCGTCCGCACTATCATTTTGGTCAGGGCTGGAGCTTTGATCCGTCCAGCGTTGATCCGAAAGTTGAACGCGAACAGATCCACGATGTTCTGCTTGGTCTGGAAGATGCCGTTCGCGCGGGTAAAATTCGCCACGTTGGTTTGTCGAATGAAACCGCATGGGGCACCATGCAATGGCTGAATATTGCTGAGCAGCACAACCTTCCGCGCATGGCATCGATCCAGAACGAGTATGGATTGTTGCAGCGTGAATTTGATCATGACATGGCGGAAGTTTCGCTGTTCGAAGATGTAGGTTTGCTTGCATATTCAACGCTTGCGGCAGGAGTCCTGACCGGCAAGTACCTTGATGGCAAGAAGCCAGAAGGTTCACGTGCTTCTGTAATGGAGGGCGGCATGTGGCGCGATAATTCTTACTCGCAACCAGCAATTCGCGCTTACATCGATGTTGCCAGTAAGCATGGACTTGATATCGCGCAGATGGCCATTGCATTCTCTGCATCAAGGCCGTTTATGACTTCGGTCATTATTGGTGCAACGACTATCGAACAGCTCAAAACGAACATTGCTGCCGATGCACTAAAGCTCTCGGATGAAGTACTGGCAGACATTGACCAAGTCTACCGTAATTTTCCACGTCCGCTTTGA
- a CDS encoding MgtC/SapB family protein, translated as MQFLNTFDLYPFLDTAVSFTAAFIFGTMIGAERQYRQRTAGLRTNALVALGAAAFVDLAARLAGSAEALRVIAYVVSGVGFLGAGVIMKEGMNVRGLNTAATLWCSAAVGACAGTDMLAEAALLTLYVLLGNTLLRPLVNLINRIPIDEQALEQTYEVRVIASHQAMEEMRELLVEKLDEAKYPVGNVEISDRNAETVEILATLVSTSIDPEEIEAVTLFMEKHPGVFYAGWEGSSKD; from the coding sequence ATGCAATTTTTGAACACCTTTGATCTTTATCCATTCCTCGACACGGCGGTGAGCTTCACCGCCGCGTTCATCTTTGGCACGATGATCGGTGCCGAACGTCAATATCGCCAGAGAACTGCGGGATTGCGTACCAACGCGCTTGTTGCGCTGGGGGCAGCTGCATTCGTTGACCTAGCTGCGCGTCTTGCAGGTAGTGCCGAAGCGTTGCGTGTTATCGCTTATGTCGTTTCTGGCGTCGGGTTTCTGGGCGCTGGCGTCATAATGAAAGAGGGCATGAACGTCCGTGGGCTGAACACAGCTGCGACGCTCTGGTGCTCAGCAGCCGTTGGTGCCTGCGCAGGAACAGACATGCTGGCGGAAGCAGCGCTTCTAACCCTATACGTTTTGCTGGGAAATACGTTATTGCGACCGCTCGTTAATCTCATCAACCGCATTCCAATTGATGAGCAGGCGTTGGAGCAGACCTATGAGGTGCGCGTGATTGCCTCTCATCAGGCCATGGAAGAAATGCGCGAATTGCTAGTCGAGAAGCTCGACGAGGCGAAATATCCCGTCGGCAATGTGGAGATTTCTGATCGTAATGCTGAGACGGTTGAAATTCTCGCAACCCTTGTGAGTACGTCGATTGACCCGGAAGAAATCGAAGCCGTCACGCTTTTCATGGAAAAGCACCCGGGCGTGTTTTATGCAGGCTGGGAAGGCAGTTCGAAGGATTGA
- a CDS encoding FAD-dependent oxidoreductase: protein MQQQDVIVLGAGIVGVSAALHLQARGRSVTLVDRGEPGQGTSFGNAGLIERSSVIPYSFPQGFWTLLRYGLNRRSDVRYDPFYVPRIARWLFQYWRESSPERLKIATDAMLPLVQASVSEHDALIEQAGCQRLVRSQGWIEVFRSETAFQAAVQRLPQLQRFNLAYDVLASQALRVREATLGEVAGGIHWLDPKTIVNPGGLVQAYADLFRSNGGRFVNGDAATLCESTNGWQVITRDGPTFAREVVVALGPQSGLIFKKFGYQIPLGIKRGHHMHFEMQDGKRIGHTVVDEEAGYVLAPMVQGVRLSTGIEFASPDAPANFIQLKRAEKVARRLLPQLGLPIETKPWLGLRPCLPDMRPVIGPAPRHKGLWFDFGHAHHGLTIGPASGRLLAEMMTGQNTFTDPAPYSANRFL from the coding sequence ATGCAGCAGCAAGATGTCATCGTTCTGGGCGCGGGTATTGTCGGGGTTTCAGCCGCGCTTCACTTGCAGGCACGAGGCCGATCGGTAACGCTTGTTGATCGCGGCGAACCGGGACAGGGTACAAGTTTTGGAAATGCCGGTCTTATCGAGCGTTCAAGTGTTATTCCCTATTCGTTCCCACAAGGCTTTTGGACTTTGCTGCGCTATGGTTTAAACCGGCGTTCTGATGTGCGCTATGATCCATTCTATGTTCCACGTATCGCCCGCTGGCTGTTTCAGTATTGGCGAGAATCTTCACCGGAACGCCTGAAAATCGCCACCGACGCCATGTTGCCTCTCGTGCAAGCGAGTGTAAGCGAGCATGATGCTCTGATCGAACAAGCAGGTTGTCAGCGCCTGGTTCGTTCGCAAGGGTGGATCGAAGTTTTCCGCAGTGAAACGGCTTTTCAGGCTGCTGTTCAGCGCCTGCCGCAGTTACAACGCTTTAATCTGGCCTATGATGTTTTGGCTTCACAAGCGCTGAGAGTGCGCGAAGCAACGCTGGGTGAGGTTGCAGGTGGTATCCATTGGCTCGACCCAAAAACTATTGTCAATCCCGGTGGTCTGGTTCAGGCTTATGCGGATTTGTTTCGATCAAATGGCGGCCGATTTGTTAATGGTGATGCAGCAACGCTTTGCGAAAGCACAAATGGCTGGCAGGTTATCACCAGGGATGGCCCAACTTTCGCACGTGAAGTTGTTGTGGCACTTGGCCCGCAGTCGGGGCTGATTTTTAAAAAATTTGGCTATCAAATTCCGCTTGGTATTAAGCGTGGCCATCATATGCATTTTGAAATGCAGGATGGTAAGCGCATTGGTCACACAGTTGTTGACGAAGAAGCAGGTTATGTCCTCGCGCCGATGGTGCAGGGGGTTCGCCTTTCGACCGGTATCGAGTTTGCATCACCGGATGCTCCAGCCAATTTCATTCAGTTGAAGCGTGCTGAAAAAGTGGCGCGACGCCTTCTGCCGCAATTGGGTCTGCCAATTGAAACCAAACCATGGCTTGGCCTGCGCCCGTGCCTGCCGGATATGCGGCCGGTTATTGGACCCGCGCCGCGCCATAAGGGACTATGGTTTGATTTCGGTCATGCGCATCATGGTCTTACAATTGGTCCGGCAAGCGGCCGGTTACTCGCCGAGATGATGACAGGTCAAAACACATTTACCGATCCAGCGCCTTATTCGGCAAATCGATTTCTCTAA
- a CDS encoding ABC transporter substrate-binding protein: protein MFKTILLAGLASVALAMPSQAKEWKEIRIASEGAYPPFNYMSPDGKLVGFDLDIANALCDAMEAKCTIVANDWDGMIPGLQANKFDAVIASMAITPEREKQVAFSERYYTTPLAVVVPKDSDITSLEPSAFDGKTVGAQAGTTQGNYADDVYGKAGADVKLYPTADEANADLENGRIDAIAADKFLAADWLKKQGADCCKFLGDIPGSETKISVALRQGDDDLREQFNAAIKKIREDGTYETIRKKYFDFDIY, encoded by the coding sequence ATGTTTAAAACAATTTTGCTGGCCGGTCTGGCCTCTGTCGCCCTCGCCATGCCTTCGCAGGCGAAGGAATGGAAAGAAATCCGTATCGCCAGTGAAGGTGCCTATCCACCCTTTAACTATATGTCGCCCGACGGTAAGTTGGTGGGATTTGATCTCGATATCGCCAATGCACTTTGTGATGCAATGGAAGCCAAGTGCACAATCGTTGCCAATGATTGGGATGGAATGATCCCCGGCCTTCAGGCAAACAAGTTCGATGCGGTGATTGCTTCGATGGCCATTACGCCAGAGCGTGAAAAGCAGGTTGCGTTCTCCGAGCGCTATTATACAACGCCGCTCGCAGTTGTTGTACCCAAGGACAGCGATATCACTTCGCTCGAACCTTCTGCATTCGATGGCAAAACCGTAGGTGCGCAAGCTGGTACAACGCAGGGTAACTATGCCGATGACGTTTATGGCAAGGCCGGCGCGGATGTGAAGCTTTACCCAACGGCTGATGAAGCCAATGCTGATCTTGAAAATGGCCGTATTGACGCAATTGCAGCTGACAAGTTTCTTGCCGCAGATTGGCTGAAAAAGCAGGGAGCTGATTGCTGCAAGTTCCTGGGCGATATTCCGGGTTCGGAAACGAAGATTTCTGTGGCTCTGCGTCAGGGCGACGATGATCTGCGCGAGCAATTCAATGCGGCCATCAAAAAAATTCGTGAAGACGGCACTTACGAAACAATTCGCAAGAAGTATTTCGACTTCGATATCTATTGA
- the ade gene encoding adenine deaminase, which translates to MLEQMIDQGAGREPADIVLKGGRFFDLVTGELVESDIAISGDRIVGTFGTYQGKQEIDISGRIVVPGFIDTHLHIESSNVTPHEFDRCVLPQGVTTVICDPHEIANVLGVEGLQYFLDSSLETIMDIRVQLSSCVPATHMETSGAELLIDDLLPFADHPKVIGLAEFMNFPGVLSKDPECMAKLKAFQGRHIDGHAPLLRGLDLNGYIAAGIRTEHEATSAEEALEKMRKGMHVLVREGSVSKDLHALMPIITERHSQFLALCTDDRNPLDIADQGHLDYLIRTAIAGGVEPLAIYRAASVSAARAFGLFDRGLVAPGQRADLVVVDSLEGCNAEIVLSAGRVVSEELFSTRGSVAEVGRNSVKAPTVSASSFRSQSNSGKTRAIGIVPGKIITESLEYDLKVGPHGVEPDLERDVVKIAVVERHGKNGNIATGFVHGFGLKAGAIASTVSHDSHNICVVGTSDEDIAAAANRLGEMEGGFVVVRDGKVLAEMPLPIAGLMSVEPYETVREQLRALRHAAEELGSVLEEPFLQLAFVALPVIPHLKITDRGLVDVDKFEFVGN; encoded by the coding sequence ATGCTTGAACAGATGATCGATCAGGGTGCCGGTCGTGAGCCCGCCGATATCGTGTTGAAAGGTGGCCGCTTTTTCGATCTCGTAACCGGCGAACTGGTTGAAAGCGACATAGCGATCAGCGGTGATCGTATTGTGGGAACATTCGGTACCTATCAGGGAAAACAGGAAATCGATATTTCCGGTCGCATTGTCGTGCCGGGTTTCATCGACACGCATCTCCATATTGAATCGTCGAATGTGACGCCACATGAATTTGACCGGTGCGTGCTGCCACAGGGCGTTACCACAGTTATTTGTGATCCCCACGAGATAGCTAATGTTCTTGGCGTAGAAGGTCTGCAATATTTCCTCGATAGTTCGCTGGAGACGATCATGGATATCCGGGTGCAGCTTTCAAGCTGTGTGCCTGCTACCCATATGGAAACATCCGGTGCCGAACTGCTGATCGATGATCTGCTGCCTTTTGCCGACCATCCGAAGGTCATCGGTCTCGCCGAGTTCATGAATTTTCCCGGTGTTCTTTCAAAAGACCCTGAATGCATGGCAAAGCTTAAAGCCTTTCAGGGGCGACATATTGATGGTCACGCACCGCTTCTGCGTGGACTGGATCTGAATGGCTATATTGCAGCTGGTATTCGCACCGAGCATGAAGCGACCAGTGCCGAAGAAGCGCTGGAAAAGATGCGTAAAGGTATGCATGTGTTGGTGCGTGAGGGCTCCGTATCCAAAGACCTGCATGCCTTGATGCCGATTATCACTGAGCGTCACTCGCAATTTCTGGCGCTTTGCACCGATGATCGCAATCCACTCGATATCGCCGATCAAGGGCATCTCGATTATCTCATCCGCACGGCGATCGCAGGTGGTGTTGAACCGCTTGCTATTTATCGCGCGGCAAGTGTTTCGGCAGCGCGCGCTTTCGGGCTGTTTGATCGCGGTCTGGTTGCGCCGGGACAGCGCGCCGATCTCGTGGTCGTCGACAGTCTTGAAGGTTGCAATGCTGAAATCGTTCTGTCTGCGGGCAGGGTGGTTTCGGAAGAACTTTTCTCAACGCGTGGATCAGTTGCGGAAGTCGGGCGCAACAGCGTGAAAGCGCCCACTGTCAGTGCATCAAGCTTCAGATCACAATCCAACAGCGGCAAAACCCGTGCAATTGGCATTGTTCCGGGAAAGATCATCACGGAAAGCTTGGAGTATGATCTTAAAGTTGGTCCGCATGGCGTGGAACCCGATCTTGAGCGCGATGTGGTCAAAATCGCAGTCGTCGAGCGACATGGCAAGAATGGCAATATTGCCACTGGATTCGTACATGGTTTTGGCCTGAAAGCCGGAGCCATTGCGTCAACTGTCAGCCATGACAGCCACAATATCTGCGTTGTTGGCACTTCCGATGAAGATATTGCAGCAGCCGCCAACCGCTTAGGCGAAATGGAAGGTGGATTTGTCGTGGTGCGCGATGGAAAAGTGCTCGCAGAAATGCCTCTTCCTATTGCAGGACTGATGAGCGTTGAACCTTATGAAACCGTGCGCGAACAACTCCGCGCACTTCGCCATGCCGCCGAGGAGCTCGGTTCTGTGCTAGAAGAGCCGTTTCTCCAATTGGCTTTTGTTGCCTTGCCAGTGATCCCGCATTTGAAGATCACAGATCGCGGACTTGTCGATGTCGACAAGTTCGAATTTGTGGGCAATTGA
- a CDS encoding saccharopine dehydrogenase family protein produces MKEIVVVGAGKIGATIADLLASTGDYAVTVVDRSQAQLDALDTGAEVKTQALDIADAKALEAVLTGKFAVLSAAPFQLTTLIAEAAAKTGVHYLDLTEDVASTKRVMELAKDANTAFIPQCGLAPGFISIVAYDLAKRFDTLENVRMRVGALPEFPSNALNYNLTWSTDGLINEYIEPCEAIVNGKLTKVPALEEREEFSLDGVTYEAFNTSGGLGTLCDTLEGKVRTLNYRTIRYPGHVALMKALLNDLGLRHRREVLKDIFENALPSTLQDVIVIFVTVSGTKNGRLVQETYANKVYANQVGKIVRSGIQITTASAICAVLDMLAKGEIAQKGFVRQEDITLDAFLANRFGKAYAQDDHSTRLVA; encoded by the coding sequence ATGAAAGAGATCGTTGTTGTAGGCGCGGGCAAAATTGGCGCGACCATTGCCGATCTTCTGGCTTCGACGGGTGACTACGCTGTGACGGTTGTTGACCGTTCGCAGGCACAGCTCGACGCGCTGGACACTGGTGCGGAAGTCAAGACGCAGGCTCTCGATATTGCAGATGCGAAGGCCCTTGAAGCTGTTTTGACCGGCAAGTTTGCAGTTCTGAGTGCTGCTCCATTCCAGCTCACCACACTGATCGCAGAAGCAGCAGCCAAGACTGGCGTGCATTACCTTGACTTGACCGAAGACGTTGCCAGCACCAAGCGCGTTATGGAACTTGCAAAGGATGCTAACACTGCATTCATCCCACAGTGTGGTCTGGCTCCGGGCTTCATTTCGATCGTTGCCTATGACCTTGCGAAGCGCTTTGATACGCTAGAAAACGTGCGTATGCGCGTTGGCGCTCTGCCAGAATTCCCATCGAATGCGCTCAACTATAATCTGACCTGGAGCACAGATGGTCTTATCAATGAATATATCGAACCATGCGAAGCCATTGTAAACGGCAAGCTGACGAAGGTTCCAGCTCTTGAAGAGCGTGAAGAATTCTCGCTTGATGGCGTGACCTATGAAGCATTCAATACGTCGGGCGGTCTCGGTACGCTCTGCGATACACTTGAAGGTAAGGTTCGCACACTTAACTACCGCACAATCCGTTATCCGGGCCATGTTGCTCTGATGAAGGCGCTGTTGAACGACCTCGGCCTGCGTCATCGCCGTGAAGTGCTGAAAGACATTTTTGAAAATGCGCTGCCAAGCACTCTTCAGGACGTTATCGTCATTTTCGTAACTGTTTCGGGCACCAAAAATGGTCGTCTGGTTCAGGAAACCTATGCGAACAAGGTTTATGCCAATCAGGTTGGCAAGATCGTTCGTTCGGGCATCCAGATCACGACAGCGTCTGCAATTTGCGCCGTGCTCGATATGCTTGCCAAAGGTGAAATTGCACAGAAGGGTTTTGTTCGTCAGGAAGACATCACGCTTGATGCATTCCTCGCAAACCGCTTCGGCAAGGCCTATGCACAAGACGATCATTCGACGCGTCTCGTTGCCTGA
- a CDS encoding serine hydrolase domain-containing protein gives MPIHIDWNAASLSAKLHSRKWAKDEPGGVIIGFDLGGVKFAYAGGLESLSTGIPFTANTVVRYASITKHIFCAMLLRHSDVIALGDRLGEHLPELQMPLADVTIAAALDMTGGLPDVRECLTLLGLSVYSHTNSESLIEFLSTLTRLNFSAGTEISYSNTGYRLVEEALNRKGIFLKDFVRSAISQPLDIGMDVPDMWADPVKGLAPGYWKNGDKWQESSAGLHLSASGSLAGSGMALTKWAQALLAGGEGFRGLLSELSAEHFLSDGRATGYGFGLRWNEVDGKRLVGHGGSHPGYKSYFLLDPADKTGIIVVSNREDADTYKIARDCMAALNGLSLPAATDSIPDGLYVADDGPFWLEVCDGVANYLGAEDRLYDIGEGWASSLSPSSPMRLRWNGEVLQGEIGHAQRELYPVQARPVDNEFDGHWIAPLYGASFTIDNGHIIMGIGPARQVMPLEDLGNGRALFTLRDGPWNKRICVHLLGGNRLELVLNRSRMIEYQR, from the coding sequence ATGCCCATCCATATCGACTGGAATGCAGCGTCTCTGTCTGCAAAGCTTCATTCCAGAAAGTGGGCCAAAGATGAACCCGGTGGTGTCATCATCGGTTTTGATTTGGGCGGTGTGAAGTTTGCCTATGCGGGAGGGCTTGAGAGCCTTTCTACGGGCATACCATTTACGGCAAATACGGTCGTTCGCTACGCTTCCATCACCAAGCATATTTTCTGCGCAATGCTTTTGCGTCATTCTGATGTGATTGCTCTTGGTGATCGTCTCGGTGAACACCTCCCGGAATTGCAGATGCCGTTAGCGGATGTAACCATCGCCGCTGCGCTGGATATGACAGGTGGTTTACCAGATGTACGTGAGTGCCTGACTTTATTGGGCCTGTCGGTTTACTCTCATACAAATTCCGAAAGCCTAATCGAGTTTCTTTCGACTTTGACGCGTCTCAATTTTTCTGCGGGGACTGAGATCTCCTATTCCAATACGGGTTATCGACTGGTTGAAGAGGCACTTAACCGTAAAGGCATATTTTTAAAAGATTTTGTACGTTCAGCGATAAGCCAGCCGCTCGATATAGGTATGGATGTTCCAGATATGTGGGCAGATCCTGTCAAAGGACTCGCGCCCGGTTATTGGAAAAACGGAGATAAATGGCAGGAAAGCTCGGCAGGCCTTCATCTTTCTGCATCTGGGAGCCTTGCTGGCAGCGGCATGGCGCTTACGAAATGGGCGCAGGCACTTCTTGCCGGTGGGGAGGGCTTCCGTGGATTGCTGTCGGAGCTGTCGGCGGAACATTTTCTAAGCGATGGTCGTGCGACAGGCTATGGGTTCGGCCTGCGCTGGAACGAAGTGGACGGGAAACGTCTTGTCGGCCATGGTGGATCGCATCCCGGATATAAAAGCTATTTCCTTCTCGACCCTGCTGACAAGACGGGCATAATCGTAGTTTCAAACCGCGAAGATGCAGATACATATAAGATCGCCCGTGACTGCATGGCCGCGCTCAATGGACTTTCGCTTCCTGCTGCGACCGACTCCATCCCGGATGGATTATATGTCGCTGATGATGGCCCGTTCTGGCTTGAGGTATGCGACGGTGTTGCCAATTATCTGGGTGCAGAAGATCGGCTCTATGATATTGGAGAAGGCTGGGCTTCTTCATTGTCGCCATCTTCACCAATGAGGTTGCGGTGGAACGGTGAGGTGCTTCAAGGCGAGATCGGCCATGCGCAGCGCGAATTGTATCCAGTTCAAGCGAGGCCAGTCGATAACGAGTTTGACGGTCATTGGATCGCTCCACTGTATGGTGCGTCGTTCACTATCGACAATGGTCACATTATTATGGGTATCGGTCCCGCGCGTCAGGTGATGCCACTCGAAGATCTTGGCAATGGCAGAGCTTTATTCACGTTGCGGGATGGCCCATGGAACAAACGCATTTGCGTCCATCTGCTTGGCGGCAATAGACTTGAATTGGTACTCAACCGCAGCCGTATGATTGAATATCAGCGTTGA
- a CDS encoding Lrp/AsnC family transcriptional regulator, which produces MTTNADLTLIALLRENARASTADLARRLGVSRTTVQSRLEKLEKRRVIEGYTVRIAPEFERDLVRAHVLVTALPKFAPKVESALRGIMAVRTLHSVSGHFDMIVVVEAPSIQELDIILDKIGALEGVERTMSSIILSTRIDR; this is translated from the coding sequence ATGACGACAAATGCCGATCTTACCCTTATTGCCCTGCTACGCGAAAATGCTCGCGCCTCAACTGCTGACCTTGCAAGAAGGCTTGGCGTGTCGCGTACAACCGTACAAAGCAGGCTGGAAAAGCTGGAAAAGCGCCGTGTAATCGAAGGTTATACCGTTCGAATCGCTCCGGAATTCGAGCGTGATCTTGTGCGTGCGCATGTGCTGGTTACGGCACTGCCAAAGTTTGCCCCAAAGGTTGAATCAGCACTTCGCGGCATCATGGCTGTGCGAACGCTGCACTCGGTCAGCGGTCATTTCGATATGATCGTGGTCGTCGAAGCGCCTTCAATTCAGGAACTGGATATTATCCTCGACAAAATTGGTGCGCTAGAAGGCGTCGAACGCACCATGTCGTCTATCATTTTGTCGACGCGGATTGATCGATAA